In Pseudonocardia cypriaca, a single genomic region encodes these proteins:
- a CDS encoding TetR/AcrR family transcriptional regulator: MDAASAPRRRPNARGQGELLREEIIGAAAEMLDELADDEALSLRAVARAVSIAATSVYLHFPDRDALVLAVLQRCHEQLVQLGDDAEAASGDPVGALRARILAQVGWAQQHPGLYKVLHESKVHRRLGMPFKKVLVERTIAGVQRCMDAGLAPVDDATTVAIDLRTAVNGMLAQRINEPDLPWPPAVEQVDRFLAKLVGV; this comes from the coding sequence ATGGACGCAGCCTCAGCACCACGTCGCCGGCCCAATGCCCGCGGGCAGGGCGAGCTCCTGCGCGAGGAGATCATCGGGGCGGCCGCGGAGATGCTCGACGAGCTCGCGGACGACGAAGCCCTGTCCCTGCGCGCCGTGGCACGAGCGGTCTCGATCGCGGCCACCTCGGTGTACCTGCACTTCCCCGACCGCGACGCGCTCGTGCTGGCCGTCCTCCAGCGCTGCCACGAGCAGCTGGTCCAGCTGGGCGACGACGCCGAGGCGGCCTCCGGCGACCCGGTCGGCGCGCTACGCGCGCGCATCCTGGCCCAGGTGGGATGGGCCCAGCAGCACCCCGGCCTCTACAAGGTGCTCCACGAGAGCAAGGTCCACCGCCGACTGGGCATGCCGTTCAAGAAGGTGCTGGTCGAGCGCACCATCGCGGGCGTGCAACGGTGCATGGACGCCGGGCTGGCCCCGGTCGACGACGCCACCACGGTGGCGATCGACCTCCGCACCGCCGTCAACGGCATGCTGGCGCAGCGCATCAACGAGCCCGACCTGCCCTGGCCGCCCGCCGTCGAGCAGGTCGACCGGTTCCTCGCCAAGCTCGTCGGCGTCTAG
- a CDS encoding endonuclease/exonuclease/phosphatase family protein, whose translation MTHEPPHRRLGSRWLALPFVAAVALVTLPDLARLDRFTPFAQLVALRPYLLVGLVIVVPVLLVLARWVHGAVLAAVGVVAVLLVAGGIVAPRTVATPAPVGGRTLTVAAFNTYSGDADVGEVATLIRDERPDLVSLVEAGTAFGSKLAPLVEPLGYHLVTAVGEPEGDLGGVTAVVADHLGDVRSSTYTATPFPRVELVGGGLGELRFVAFHTLAPRRGDVPQWQSDVGLVSQWCAGPQPAIIAGDFNATLDHSVFRSAMAGCGDAAAQRGDGLTPTWPTWLPDWLGPQIDHVLATDPIVAETFEVREIAGSDHRAVLARLRIPDDVMPGTGSPSPPQ comes from the coding sequence GTGACGCACGAACCGCCGCATCGCCGGCTGGGGTCCCGCTGGCTGGCGCTGCCGTTCGTGGCCGCAGTGGCCCTCGTGACGCTTCCCGACCTGGCCCGGCTCGACCGGTTCACGCCGTTCGCGCAGCTCGTGGCGCTCCGCCCGTACCTGCTCGTCGGTCTGGTGATCGTCGTCCCGGTCCTGCTGGTGCTCGCGCGCTGGGTGCACGGGGCCGTGCTCGCGGCGGTAGGCGTGGTCGCCGTGCTGCTGGTCGCGGGCGGGATCGTCGCCCCACGTACGGTCGCGACGCCCGCGCCGGTCGGCGGCCGAACGCTCACGGTGGCCGCGTTCAACACCTACAGCGGCGACGCTGACGTCGGCGAGGTCGCCACCCTGATCCGGGACGAGCGACCGGACCTGGTGTCCCTCGTCGAGGCCGGTACGGCGTTCGGATCGAAGCTGGCGCCCCTGGTCGAGCCGCTCGGCTACCACCTGGTCACCGCCGTCGGGGAGCCCGAAGGGGATCTCGGCGGTGTCACGGCCGTCGTCGCCGACCACCTCGGTGACGTGCGCAGCAGCACCTACACCGCCACCCCGTTCCCGCGCGTCGAGCTGGTGGGTGGCGGACTCGGCGAGCTGCGGTTCGTCGCGTTCCACACGCTCGCCCCGCGCCGGGGGGACGTGCCGCAGTGGCAGTCCGACGTGGGCCTGGTGTCGCAGTGGTGCGCCGGTCCGCAGCCGGCGATCATCGCGGGCGACTTCAACGCGACGCTGGACCACTCGGTGTTCCGCTCGGCGATGGCCGGGTGCGGGGACGCGGCGGCCCAGCGCGGCGATGGCTTGACGCCGACCTGGCCCACCTGGCTTCCGGACTGGCTGGGACCCCAGATCGACCACGTCCTCGCCACCGACCCGATCGTCGCCGAGACGTTCGAGGTGCGGGAGATCGCCGGGAGCGACCACCGTGCGGTGCTCGCGCGGCTCCGGATCCCGGACGACGTCATGCCCGGAACCGGTAGCCCATCCCCGCCTCAGTGA
- a CDS encoding dihydrolipoamide acetyltransferase family protein, with the protein MTETVFTLPDLGEGLTEAELVQWLVKPGDTVAVDAPVAEVETAKATVEVPSPFAGIVAELHGAEGSTIPVGAPLVTFRSPQGSGNVLVGYGTTEAPSRRRRYADAPDRPKIVSPVVRQLARRAGLDPATLVGTGPDGVITRADVERAIDARRTPEAEDVDRRTGLPVLTRVPLTGVRGHIARTMARSRAEIPEATTWVDVDATALLALREDMRAGDWKPGLLALLARFVVAGLREYPALNSRVDAERDEVVHLDGVNLGVATQTERGLVVPAVRGADRLSIRRLDSEIRRLTGAAREGTATATELGSGSFTLNNYGVFGVDGSAAIINHPEAAILGIGRIHPRPWVVGGEVVPRRIAQLSLVFDHRVCDGGVAGGFLRFVADAVESPLQAVADL; encoded by the coding sequence GTGACGGAGACCGTCTTCACGCTCCCGGACCTCGGTGAGGGGCTGACCGAGGCCGAGCTGGTCCAGTGGCTGGTGAAGCCGGGCGACACCGTCGCCGTCGACGCGCCCGTCGCCGAGGTGGAGACCGCCAAGGCGACGGTCGAGGTGCCCTCCCCGTTCGCCGGGATCGTCGCCGAGCTGCACGGGGCGGAGGGCTCGACCATCCCGGTCGGGGCGCCGCTGGTCACCTTCCGGTCGCCGCAGGGGTCGGGCAACGTGCTCGTCGGCTACGGAACCACCGAGGCACCCAGCAGGCGGCGCAGGTATGCGGACGCGCCCGACCGCCCCAAGATCGTCTCGCCGGTCGTGCGGCAGCTGGCGCGCCGGGCCGGTCTCGACCCGGCGACGCTGGTCGGCACCGGGCCGGACGGCGTGATCACCCGGGCCGACGTCGAGCGGGCGATCGACGCCCGCAGGACACCGGAGGCGGAGGACGTCGACCGGCGGACCGGGCTGCCGGTGCTCACCCGCGTGCCGCTCACCGGGGTGCGCGGCCACATCGCCCGGACCATGGCCCGCAGCCGCGCCGAGATCCCCGAGGCCACCACCTGGGTCGACGTCGACGCCACCGCGCTCCTCGCGCTGCGGGAGGACATGCGCGCAGGCGACTGGAAGCCCGGGCTCCTCGCCCTGCTGGCCCGCTTCGTCGTGGCCGGGCTGCGCGAGTACCCCGCGCTGAACTCGCGGGTGGACGCCGAGCGGGACGAGGTGGTCCACCTCGACGGGGTCAACCTCGGGGTGGCCACGCAGACCGAGCGCGGGCTCGTCGTGCCGGCGGTCCGCGGCGCCGACCGCCTGAGCATCCGGCGGCTGGACAGCGAGATCCGCCGCCTCACCGGAGCCGCCCGCGAGGGCACGGCCACCGCGACGGAGCTCGGGTCCGGCTCGTTCACCCTCAACAACTACGGCGTGTTCGGCGTGGACGGCAGCGCGGCGATCATCAACCACCCCGAGGCCGCGATCCTCGGGATCGGGCGGATCCACCCGCGGCCGTGGGTCGTCGGCGGCGAAGTCGTGCCGCGGCGGATCGCGCAGCTGTCGCTTGTGTTCGACCACCGGGTCTGCGACGGCGGGGTCGCCGGCGGCTTCCTGCGGTTCGTCGCCGACGCCGTGGAGTCCCCGCTGCAGGCGGTCGCCGACCTCTAG
- a CDS encoding GMC family oxidoreductase, with protein MTTDVVVIGAGSAGGVVAARLSENPERRVVLVEAGPDFGSETADQPAEILDAADPTGTGFDWGYTSTAGDPLLAGRIVGGSSATNNVMALRGDPAVYESWGWSFSEVLPAFVRLERDLDFPAAPWHGDRGPITVRRPSGTDQERFLQACEELGCERIADHNAPGAVGAGPLPLNEVDGVRQSTALTYLRGARRRPNLTVRADRPVERVLVENGRATGVQVRGGDRIHAGEVVLCAGAFGSPAILLRSGIGPAHELAALGVPVRHDLPGVGRNLQDHPLLRLPYDAGSLPPANPPRQTLLTTRDGIQVLPSGPTIDEPQILTLLVALMTPRSRGVLRLASADPAVPPRIDPGHLRDPDDVARLTAGARLAHRLARHLGVQGPEPVVEDAGSYQHPVGTCRMGPADEPHAVVDGSGRVHGVEGLSVIDASIMPSIPSANTNLPTLMLAERLA; from the coding sequence ATGACCACTGATGTCGTCGTGATCGGAGCCGGGTCCGCAGGCGGTGTGGTCGCGGCCCGGCTGTCCGAGAACCCCGAGCGGCGCGTCGTCCTCGTCGAGGCGGGGCCCGACTTCGGGTCGGAGACCGCCGACCAACCGGCCGAGATCCTCGATGCCGCCGACCCCACGGGCACCGGATTCGACTGGGGCTACACGAGCACGGCGGGCGACCCGCTGTTGGCCGGGCGGATCGTCGGCGGCAGCTCTGCCACCAACAACGTCATGGCGCTGCGCGGCGACCCCGCGGTCTACGAGTCGTGGGGATGGTCGTTCTCCGAGGTCCTGCCCGCCTTCGTCCGGCTCGAGCGCGACCTCGACTTCCCGGCCGCGCCGTGGCACGGCGACCGGGGGCCGATCACGGTGCGCCGGCCGTCCGGAACCGACCAGGAGCGGTTCCTGCAGGCCTGCGAGGAACTGGGGTGCGAGCGCATCGCCGACCACAACGCACCCGGGGCGGTCGGGGCGGGCCCGCTCCCGCTGAACGAGGTCGACGGGGTGCGCCAGTCCACGGCGCTGACCTACCTGCGGGGGGCCCGGCGGCGTCCGAACCTGACCGTCCGGGCGGATCGGCCGGTCGAGCGCGTCCTCGTCGAGAACGGCCGGGCGACGGGCGTCCAGGTGCGCGGCGGCGACCGGATCCACGCCGGCGAGGTCGTCCTGTGCGCGGGAGCGTTCGGCAGCCCCGCGATCCTGCTGCGCTCGGGCATCGGGCCCGCGCACGAGCTCGCCGCACTGGGCGTGCCCGTCCGGCACGACCTGCCCGGGGTGGGCCGCAACCTGCAGGACCACCCCCTGCTGCGGCTCCCGTACGACGCCGGAAGCCTCCCGCCTGCGAACCCACCCCGCCAGACCCTGCTCACCACCCGCGACGGCATCCAGGTCTTGCCCAGCGGCCCGACAATCGACGAGCCACAGATCCTGACCCTGCTGGTCGCGCTCATGACGCCGCGGTCCCGAGGCGTGCTGCGACTGGCGTCGGCCGACCCGGCGGTGCCGCCCCGGATCGATCCGGGTCATCTGCGGGACCCCGACGACGTCGCGCGCCTCACCGCGGGCGCCCGGCTCGCCCACCGGCTGGCGCGACACCTCGGAGTTCAGGGACCCGAACCGGTCGTGGAGGACGCCGGCAGCTACCAGCACCCGGTCGGCACGTGCCGGATGGGGCCTGCCGACGAACCGCACGCGGTGGTCGACGGCAGTGGGCGGGTCCACGGGGTCGAGGGCCTGTCGGTCATCGACGCCTCGATCATGCCGTCGATCCCCTCGGCCAACACCAACCTGCCCACGCTCATGCTGGCCGAGCGGCTCGCATGA
- a CDS encoding response regulator codes for MTAVLVVDDDTQLLRALRIHLTARGYEVHTAVTGTAGLRAAEGRELDVVVLDLGLPDLDGTEVITALRAFTTVPIIVLSARADSGDKVRALDRGADDYVTKPFGVDELMARLRAAVRRAATAPENGPIDAGELTIDLAAKIVRRSGVEVHLTPTEWSVLDLLVRNRGRLVGRKQLLREIWGPVERKETSYLRVYMAQLRRKLERDPAHPEHLITEAGMGYRFRA; via the coding sequence GTGACGGCCGTGCTGGTCGTCGACGACGACACCCAGCTGCTGCGCGCGCTGCGGATCCACCTCACCGCCCGGGGCTACGAGGTGCACACCGCCGTCACGGGGACGGCCGGCCTGCGGGCCGCCGAGGGGCGCGAGCTCGACGTCGTCGTGCTCGACCTCGGGCTCCCCGATCTCGACGGCACCGAGGTGATCACCGCGCTGCGGGCGTTCACGACCGTGCCGATCATCGTGCTGTCCGCGCGGGCCGACTCCGGCGACAAGGTGCGCGCACTCGACCGCGGCGCGGACGACTACGTGACCAAGCCGTTCGGCGTCGACGAGCTCATGGCGCGGCTGCGCGCCGCCGTCCGCCGCGCGGCCACCGCCCCCGAGAACGGCCCGATCGACGCGGGCGAGCTCACCATCGACCTGGCCGCGAAGATCGTCCGCCGATCCGGTGTGGAGGTGCACCTCACGCCCACCGAGTGGAGCGTGCTCGACCTGCTCGTCCGCAACCGGGGCCGGCTCGTGGGCCGCAAGCAGCTGCTACGGGAGATCTGGGGTCCGGTGGAGCGGAAGGAGACCAGCTACCTGCGCGTGTACATGGCTCAGCTGCGGCGCAAGCTGGAACGCGACCCGGCCCACCCGGAACACCTGATCACTGAGGCGGGGATGGGCTACCGGTTCCGGGCATGA
- a CDS encoding sensor histidine kinase, with the protein MGKRGELRIYLGAAPGVGKTYAMLGEARRRRDRGTDVVVGLVETHGRSKTTALLDGLEVVPRREVAHRGVTLTELDVDAVLAREPQVVLIDELAHTNAPGSRNAKRWQDVEELLDAGITVLTTLNVQHLESLNDVIEKITGSRQQETVPDEVVRKAGQVELVDITPEALRRRLAHGNVYAPEKVDAAMANYFQPRNLTALRELALLWVADQVEVALERYRADQDPDGVWETRERVVVALTGGRESETVLRRAARIAKRSGSAELFALHVLRGDGLAGATAAALARLRQLAEDVGASFHTVVGDDVPAALLDFARGVNATQLVIGTSRRSRFARAVDEGIGSRVVQDSGPIDVHMVTHAEAGRGLRLPRRFSAVPVTRRTVGWALGVALPVLATVLGVLGRDLFDLSTDVVLFFLATVVVALVGGLGPALLAALAGATLLNFFLTPPLYTLTIGERENVIMLVAMVLTAVLVALVVDRAARRAQQAAAAGAEAALLASFSRTVLTRPEPLPRLLERVREAFGMTTVAILERLDDQWVISACSGPPDCGKPEQADVDVAVEPDVHLVARGRTLPAADRRLLEAVAGQALIALRNRQIADQAAEAGRRADAVELRSALLSAVGHDLRTPLTSIKAAAGSLRAGDIRLSPEDRGELAATIEESADRLTGLVNNLLDSSRLATGAVTPELRPVGYDEVALLAMRGLDGAERAEIEIDERVPEVLADPGLLERVVANVVDNALRHGNGAPVALRASAHAAVVELRVVDSGPGVSGGDADRLFAPFQRLGDRGHDGLGLGLSVARGFTEAMGGTLRAEDTPGGGLTVVISLPAAAS; encoded by the coding sequence ATGGGCAAGCGGGGCGAGCTGAGGATCTACCTCGGCGCGGCGCCCGGCGTGGGCAAGACCTACGCCATGCTCGGCGAGGCCCGGCGGCGCAGGGATCGCGGCACCGACGTCGTCGTGGGCCTCGTCGAGACGCACGGCCGCAGCAAGACCACCGCCCTGCTCGACGGGCTGGAGGTCGTCCCCCGGCGCGAGGTCGCCCACCGGGGGGTGACCCTCACCGAGCTCGACGTCGATGCCGTGCTCGCCCGCGAGCCGCAGGTCGTGCTGATCGACGAGCTCGCCCACACCAACGCCCCCGGCTCGCGCAACGCCAAGCGCTGGCAGGACGTCGAGGAGCTGCTCGACGCCGGGATCACCGTGCTGACCACGCTGAACGTGCAGCACCTCGAGTCGCTGAACGACGTCATCGAGAAGATCACCGGCAGCAGGCAGCAGGAGACGGTGCCCGACGAGGTGGTGCGCAAGGCCGGTCAGGTCGAGCTCGTCGACATCACCCCGGAAGCGCTGCGGCGGCGCCTCGCCCACGGCAACGTGTACGCGCCGGAGAAGGTCGACGCGGCCATGGCGAACTACTTCCAGCCGCGCAACCTCACCGCCCTGCGGGAGCTGGCGCTGCTGTGGGTGGCCGACCAGGTCGAGGTGGCGCTGGAGCGCTACCGCGCCGACCAGGACCCCGACGGGGTGTGGGAGACCCGCGAGCGGGTCGTCGTGGCCCTGACCGGTGGCCGGGAGAGCGAGACCGTGCTGCGCCGCGCGGCGCGGATCGCGAAGCGGTCCGGATCGGCCGAGCTGTTCGCGCTGCACGTCCTGCGCGGCGACGGGCTCGCCGGGGCGACGGCCGCGGCGCTGGCCAGGCTGCGGCAGCTCGCCGAGGACGTCGGCGCCTCGTTCCACACGGTCGTCGGCGACGACGTCCCGGCCGCCCTGCTCGACTTCGCCCGCGGCGTGAACGCCACCCAGCTCGTGATCGGCACCTCGCGGCGGTCCCGGTTCGCCCGTGCCGTCGACGAGGGCATCGGTTCCCGGGTGGTGCAGGACTCCGGCCCCATCGACGTGCACATGGTCACCCACGCCGAGGCCGGTCGCGGGCTGCGGCTGCCGCGCCGGTTCAGCGCGGTGCCGGTCACCCGCCGGACGGTCGGCTGGGCGCTCGGCGTCGCACTGCCGGTGCTCGCCACGGTGCTCGGGGTGCTCGGCCGCGACCTCTTCGACCTCTCCACCGACGTCGTGCTGTTCTTCCTCGCCACGGTCGTCGTCGCGCTGGTCGGCGGGCTCGGTCCCGCCCTGCTCGCGGCTCTCGCCGGCGCGACGCTGCTCAACTTCTTCCTGACGCCGCCGCTCTACACGCTGACGATCGGCGAGCGCGAGAACGTGATCATGCTCGTGGCGATGGTGCTCACCGCGGTGCTCGTCGCCCTCGTCGTCGACCGCGCCGCCCGGCGGGCGCAGCAGGCCGCGGCGGCTGGTGCGGAGGCGGCGCTGCTGGCGTCGTTCTCACGGACCGTGCTCACCCGGCCCGAGCCGCTCCCGCGGCTGCTCGAGCGCGTGCGCGAGGCGTTCGGGATGACCACCGTGGCGATACTGGAACGCCTCGACGACCAGTGGGTGATCTCCGCCTGTTCCGGGCCGCCGGACTGCGGGAAGCCCGAGCAGGCGGACGTCGACGTCGCGGTGGAGCCGGACGTGCACCTCGTCGCGCGGGGCCGCACGCTGCCGGCCGCGGACCGCCGGCTGCTCGAGGCGGTGGCGGGTCAGGCGCTGATCGCCCTGCGCAACCGGCAGATCGCCGACCAGGCCGCCGAGGCCGGGCGGCGGGCGGACGCGGTCGAGCTGCGCAGCGCCCTGCTGTCGGCGGTCGGGCACGACCTGCGCACGCCGCTGACGTCGATCAAGGCCGCGGCCGGCAGCCTGCGGGCCGGCGACATCCGGCTCTCGCCGGAGGATCGCGGCGAGCTGGCCGCCACCATCGAGGAGTCAGCGGACCGCCTCACCGGGCTGGTGAACAACCTGCTCGACTCGTCGCGCCTGGCCACCGGTGCCGTCACCCCCGAGCTGCGGCCCGTCGGCTACGACGAGGTCGCCCTGCTCGCCATGCGCGGGCTCGACGGGGCCGAGCGCGCCGAGATCGAGATCGACGAGCGGGTGCCGGAGGTGCTCGCCGATCCGGGACTGCTGGAGCGCGTCGTCGCGAACGTCGTCGACAACGCGCTGCGCCACGGGAACGGCGCACCCGTCGCCCTGCGGGCCAGTGCGCACGCCGCCGTCGTCGAGCTGCGCGTCGTCGACTCCGGGCCGGGCGTGTCCGGCGGCGACGCCGACCGGCTCTTCGCCCCGTTCCAACGGCTCGGCGACCGCGGCCACGACGGGCTCGGCCTCGGGCTGTCCGTCGCGCGGGGCTTCACCGAGGCGATGGGGGGCACGCTGAGGGCGGAGGACACCCCCGGAGGCGGGCTCACCGTCGTGATCAGCCTGCCGGCGGCGGCGTCGTGA
- a CDS encoding gamma carbonic anhydrase family protein — MRVIPLGDRVPHVDPSAWVADTATVVGDVTIGPGTGVFYSAVLRADLESVTIGAGSNVQDAAVLHADPGFPARIGDGVSIGHGAVLHGCTVEADCLIGMNATVLNGAVVGAGSLVAANALVPEGTVIPPRSLVAGVPGKVRRELTDAEVERCRANAAVYREVTEMHRAAT, encoded by the coding sequence ATGCGTGTGATCCCCCTCGGCGACCGCGTGCCCCACGTCGATCCGTCGGCCTGGGTCGCGGACACCGCCACCGTCGTCGGCGACGTCACCATCGGACCCGGCACCGGCGTCTTCTACAGCGCGGTGCTGCGCGCCGACCTGGAGTCGGTGACCATCGGCGCCGGCAGCAACGTCCAGGACGCCGCCGTGCTCCACGCCGACCCGGGCTTCCCGGCCCGGATCGGCGACGGGGTCAGCATCGGGCACGGGGCGGTGCTGCACGGCTGCACGGTGGAGGCCGACTGCCTGATCGGCATGAACGCCACCGTCCTCAACGGGGCGGTCGTCGGCGCGGGTTCGCTGGTCGCGGCGAACGCGCTGGTCCCGGAGGGCACCGTGATCCCGCCGCGGTCGCTGGTGGCCGGTGTGCCCGGCAAGGTGCGCCGCGAGCTCACCGACGCCGAGGTCGAGCGCTGCCGCGCCAACGCGGCCGTCTACCGGGAGGTCACCGAGATGCACCGCGCCGCCACGTGA
- a CDS encoding carboxymuconolactone decarboxylase family protein, with protein MSTTTGASRATNLERVAALDPVFAQMLGATAGYVRAIPELTEREKTFLCVVADVCQPSLGLAFEAHVRTGLESGVTTADIRALLRFISYDCGYHAAVAGLERLVEFETAAGLPRVEVEPLADDLLLTGPGAPPSPLPEAVRGQLEELDPHFAEYFHLQSRMRSGSGPGTLTERERGFASMSIDVHYQTLEETFEAHIGRAVRGGATVEDLRAVLRFNAQFGVTRAWRGWKALNAHLARQRL; from the coding sequence GTGAGCACGACAACCGGAGCGAGCAGGGCGACCAACCTGGAGCGGGTGGCGGCACTGGACCCGGTGTTCGCCCAGATGCTCGGCGCGACCGCCGGGTACGTCCGGGCGATCCCCGAGCTGACCGAGCGCGAGAAGACGTTCCTGTGCGTCGTGGCGGACGTCTGCCAGCCGAGCCTCGGGCTCGCCTTCGAAGCGCACGTCCGCACCGGCCTGGAGTCCGGCGTCACCACCGCCGACATCCGCGCCCTGCTCCGCTTCATCTCCTACGACTGCGGGTACCACGCGGCGGTCGCAGGCCTCGAACGGCTCGTCGAGTTCGAGACGGCCGCCGGCCTTCCCCGCGTCGAGGTCGAGCCGCTGGCCGACGACCTGCTGCTGACCGGCCCCGGTGCGCCACCGAGCCCGTTGCCCGAGGCGGTGCGCGGCCAGCTCGAGGAACTGGACCCGCACTTCGCCGAGTACTTCCACCTGCAGTCCCGGATGCGTTCCGGCTCCGGCCCCGGCACGCTGACCGAGCGCGAGCGCGGCTTCGCGAGCATGAGCATCGACGTGCACTACCAGACCCTGGAAGAGACGTTCGAGGCTCACATCGGCCGGGCCGTGCGCGGCGGCGCCACCGTCGAGGACCTCCGCGCCGTCCTGCGCTTCAACGCCCAGTTCGGGGTCACGCGGGCGTGGCGCGGCTGGAAGGCCCTCAACGCCCACCTGGCTCGCCAACGCCTCTGA
- a CDS encoding LysR family transcriptional regulator, which translates to MELRHLRSFLAVAEELHFSRAARRLHMAQSPLSQQIQRLERELGVPLFRRNRRKVELTDAGLAMLDHARRAIDDAERAANAARAAGTGRAGRLDLGFLATAALALLPAVLPRFREAAPGATLRLTEAGSQDLLQALHRGELDVAFTRPPAPAAGLATEVVWREPVVAALPAEHPLCAEPDVHLADLHGEDFVTFPRWSAPEFYDHLVGVCQDAGFAPRIVQEALAMPTVVGLVAAGLGVALVPGGIRHLALPGVAYRELRGEPAHAEIAMVHLTGNARPLLRVFTTTVRDQLGSSAPGPP; encoded by the coding sequence ATGGAGCTGAGGCACCTGCGGTCGTTCCTCGCCGTCGCCGAGGAGCTGCACTTCAGCCGGGCGGCCCGCCGACTGCACATGGCCCAGTCACCGCTCTCCCAGCAGATCCAGCGGCTCGAGCGCGAGCTGGGCGTCCCGCTGTTCCGGCGCAACCGGCGCAAGGTCGAGCTCACCGACGCCGGGCTGGCCATGCTCGACCACGCCCGCCGTGCGATCGACGACGCCGAACGGGCCGCGAACGCCGCGCGGGCGGCGGGAACCGGGCGGGCCGGCCGCCTCGACCTGGGGTTCCTGGCCACCGCGGCCCTCGCCCTGCTGCCCGCCGTGCTGCCGCGGTTCCGGGAGGCCGCGCCCGGGGCCACCCTCCGGCTGACCGAGGCGGGCAGCCAGGACCTGCTGCAGGCCCTGCACCGCGGCGAGCTCGACGTCGCGTTCACCCGGCCGCCGGCACCGGCCGCCGGACTCGCAACCGAGGTGGTGTGGCGCGAGCCCGTGGTCGCCGCCCTGCCTGCTGAGCACCCGCTCTGCGCCGAACCGGACGTTCACCTCGCCGACCTGCACGGCGAGGACTTCGTGACGTTCCCGCGCTGGTCGGCGCCAGAGTTCTACGACCACCTCGTGGGGGTGTGCCAGGACGCGGGCTTCGCCCCCCGCATCGTCCAGGAGGCGCTCGCCATGCCGACGGTGGTCGGGCTGGTGGCCGCCGGTCTCGGCGTCGCGCTGGTGCCCGGCGGCATCCGTCACCTCGCGCTCCCCGGCGTCGCCTACCGCGAGCTGCGGGGCGAACCGGCGCACGCCGAGATCGCGATGGTCCACCTGACGGGGAACGCCCGGCCCCTGCTCCGGGTGTTCACCACCACGGTCCGGGATCAGCTCGGTTCGAGCGCCCCCGGGCCCCCGTAG
- a CDS encoding MFS transporter, protein MNPLTRGGIYAGAFLGPFGGGLTIAILPELGAAFGVPAGAAALGVTAYMLPFAAVMVVSGTLGERWGRRRTVVVAYGVYALAALACVLAPTLALFLGATALLGAANAFTTPLLMTALAAAVPGDRLGRALGWFGSLQAAGSTTAPLLGGLVAEADWRLAFAGVAAVAAALTVIRIPPETTSRSSPPELGRALRPGVLRAGLVAALGWGCLAGLGFLVALRLDEQLGAGAGPRGLVLTAAGVAGMLTARLVGGAVDRIGTRGSVLAGAGLGAIAVACVGFLPALWMVALAWGAGGVATQLVLVGVNTLVLSAEENRGGAVSVVQALRFGGGALSPVVFTPVYQADPLAGFLLPAALLAAGVPALSVRSAGLGKIGS, encoded by the coding sequence ATGAACCCGCTCACGCGCGGCGGGATCTACGCCGGGGCGTTCCTCGGACCGTTCGGCGGTGGGCTCACGATCGCGATCCTGCCCGAGCTGGGGGCCGCCTTCGGGGTGCCGGCGGGAGCCGCTGCGCTCGGGGTCACCGCGTACATGCTGCCGTTCGCGGCCGTCATGGTCGTCTCGGGCACGCTCGGCGAGCGCTGGGGCAGGCGGCGCACCGTCGTGGTCGCGTACGGGGTGTACGCGCTCGCCGCGCTGGCCTGCGTCCTCGCCCCGACGCTCGCGCTGTTCCTGGGGGCCACGGCGCTGCTGGGCGCGGCGAACGCGTTCACCACCCCGCTGCTGATGACCGCCCTCGCCGCCGCGGTGCCGGGCGACCGGTTGGGCCGCGCACTGGGGTGGTTCGGGTCGCTGCAGGCGGCGGGCTCGACGACGGCGCCCCTGCTCGGCGGGCTCGTCGCGGAGGCCGACTGGCGGCTCGCGTTCGCGGGCGTCGCGGCGGTGGCGGCGGCCCTCACGGTGATCAGGATCCCGCCCGAGACCACATCCCGCTCCAGCCCGCCGGAGCTGGGTAGGGCGCTGCGGCCCGGTGTGCTGCGCGCCGGCCTCGTGGCCGCGCTCGGCTGGGGCTGCCTGGCGGGCCTCGGCTTCCTCGTGGCGCTGCGCCTGGACGAGCAGCTCGGGGCCGGGGCCGGGCCACGCGGGCTGGTGCTCACGGCCGCGGGGGTGGCCGGGATGCTCACGGCCCGCCTCGTGGGCGGCGCCGTCGACCGCATCGGGACGCGCGGCAGCGTGCTCGCCGGAGCCGGGCTGGGCGCCATCGCCGTCGCCTGCGTCGGGTTCCTCCCCGCGCTCTGGATGGTCGCGCTCGCCTGGGGCGCGGGCGGGGTGGCGACCCAGCTCGTGCTCGTCGGCGTCAACACGCTCGTCCTCAGCGCGGAGGAGAACCGCGGCGGCGCGGTGTCGGTGGTGCAGGCGCTGCGGTTCGGGGGCGGCGCGCTGAGCCCGGTGGTGTTCACGCCCGTCTACCAGGCCGATCCCCTCGCCGGCTTCCTGCTCCCGGCCGCGCTCCTCGCCGCGGGCGTCCCGGCGCTCAGCGTCCGCTCAGCGGGGTTGGGCAAGATCGGGTCGTGA